The following coding sequences lie in one Synechococcus sp. PCC 7336 genomic window:
- the ligA gene encoding NAD-dependent DNA ligase LigA translates to MATSELVQRIRELQDLLQRASVAYYALDAPFMEDGVYDRLYRELLDLEARHPDLVTPDSPTQRVGEKPVEKFESVRHRIPLFSLDNAFNGEELQDWEAKLLRVLGLNSDQNTLEYVCELKIDGSALALTYADGIFTRGVTRGDGQAGEEITQNVRTIRSVPLRLSAENPPPVLEIRGEVYLADAEFERINREREAAGDPPFANPRNCAAGTLRQLDSRIVADRKLSFFAYTVHFPEGWQGGDLPKTQWEALELLRSLGFAVNPNRKLCTSLAEVQAYFDEWDDRRRPLPYQTDGVVVKVNSFAVQQESGFTQKAPRWAIALKYPAEEMPTRILNIQASVGRTGAITPVAELEPVQLAGTTVSRASLHNADRLNALDVHIGDTAIVRKAGEIIPEIVSVLAELRLQGAERYHLPSHCPECETEVVRPAGEAITRCPNPVCPARVRGQIEHWASRNALDIEGLGQSLVEQLTRTGLVKSVADLYRLQVEDLVGLERMGQKSSRNLVEAIAKSKQQPWHRLLYGLGIPLVGTVNAKTLTQHFSDAAKLQQATPDGIAAIYGMGQEIGQAIATWMADPAHQELLSQLRELGLQLSAVESEASTLPAVFVGKTFVITGTLPGRSRPQMKEWIELRGGKVTGSVSQKTDYVVVGADAGSKLAKAEQLGVTTLDEAGVEELAAVLAR, encoded by the coding sequence ATGGCAACATCTGAGCTGGTGCAACGAATTCGAGAGTTGCAAGATCTGCTGCAGCGGGCCAGCGTCGCCTATTACGCGCTGGATGCCCCCTTTATGGAAGACGGCGTTTACGATCGCCTCTACCGCGAACTGCTCGATCTCGAAGCTCGCCATCCCGATCTCGTTACGCCTGACAGCCCCACCCAGCGTGTGGGGGAAAAGCCGGTCGAAAAATTCGAGTCAGTCCGCCATCGCATTCCCCTGTTCAGTCTGGATAATGCCTTTAATGGGGAGGAATTGCAGGATTGGGAAGCCAAGTTGTTGCGGGTGCTGGGGTTAAACAGCGACCAAAATACATTGGAGTACGTCTGCGAGCTCAAGATTGACGGCTCGGCCCTGGCGCTGACCTATGCCGATGGCATCTTCACCCGAGGGGTGACGCGGGGGGACGGGCAAGCGGGCGAAGAGATTACTCAAAATGTACGCACCATTCGGTCCGTACCGCTGCGACTGTCTGCCGAGAATCCGCCGCCAGTGCTCGAAATTCGGGGGGAAGTCTATCTGGCGGATGCGGAGTTCGAGCGCATCAATCGCGAGCGAGAAGCTGCAGGCGATCCTCCCTTCGCCAATCCCAGAAACTGTGCGGCGGGAACCCTGCGGCAACTGGATAGCCGCATTGTGGCCGATCGCAAACTTAGCTTTTTTGCCTACACCGTTCACTTCCCAGAAGGCTGGCAGGGGGGCGACTTGCCCAAAACCCAGTGGGAGGCGCTGGAATTATTGCGATCGCTCGGGTTTGCCGTCAACCCCAACCGCAAACTCTGCACCTCGCTGGCAGAAGTCCAAGCCTATTTTGACGAATGGGACGATCGCCGCCGCCCTCTGCCCTACCAAACCGACGGCGTGGTGGTGAAAGTGAATTCCTTTGCCGTTCAGCAGGAATCGGGCTTTACCCAAAAAGCGCCCCGCTGGGCGATCGCCCTCAAATATCCCGCTGAGGAAATGCCCACCCGCATTCTCAATATCCAAGCCAGCGTGGGACGGACGGGGGCGATTACGCCTGTGGCGGAGTTGGAGCCGGTGCAGTTGGCCGGGACGACAGTGAGTCGTGCTTCGCTGCACAATGCCGATCGCCTCAACGCCCTCGACGTTCATATTGGCGATACGGCGATCGTGCGCAAAGCCGGAGAAATCATTCCCGAGATTGTGTCTGTGCTCGCGGAACTGCGTCTGCAGGGGGCCGAGCGCTATCATCTGCCCAGCCATTGCCCCGAGTGCGAGACCGAGGTGGTCCGTCCTGCTGGAGAAGCGATTACCCGCTGTCCCAATCCCGTTTGTCCGGCGCGGGTGCGGGGGCAGATCGAGCATTGGGCTAGCCGCAACGCTCTCGATATTGAGGGATTGGGTCAGTCTTTGGTGGAGCAACTGACTCGGACAGGGTTGGTGAAGTCAGTGGCGGATCTCTATCGCTTGCAGGTGGAGGATCTGGTTGGCTTGGAACGGATGGGTCAGAAATCCAGTCGGAACTTGGTGGAGGCGATCGCTAAATCCAAGCAGCAACCTTGGCATCGGCTGCTCTACGGCTTGGGGATTCCGTTGGTGGGGACTGTGAATGCCAAGACGCTGACTCAGCATTTCAGCGATGCAGCGAAACTGCAACAGGCGACGCCCGATGGGATTGCGGCTATTTACGGGATGGGGCAGGAGATCGGACAGGCGATCGCCACTTGGATGGCCGATCCGGCCCATCAGGAGCTGTTGAGTCAGTTGCGGGAGCTGGGCTTGCAGTTGAGTGCTGTTGAATCGGAGGCGTCAACTCTTCCTGCCGTTTTTGTCGGGAAGACGTTTGTGATTACGGGGACGTTGCCGGGGCGATCGCGTCCGCAGATGAAGGAGTGGATTGAGCTGCGGGGGGGCAAGGTGACTGGCAGTGTGAGTCAGAAAACGGATTATGTGGTGGTGGGGGCCGATGCGGGCTCGAAGTTGGCGAAGGCGGAGCAGTTGGGGGTGACGACTTTGGATGAGGCGGGGGTGGAGGAGTTGGCGGCAGTGCTGGCGCGATAG
- a CDS encoding geranylgeranyl reductase family protein, whose protein sequence is MYAYDCIIVGSGPAGGSAAYHLAKQGRSVLVVEKAALPRYKPCGGGVSPVVGEWFDFDFSPAISLTVDTIRYTWKMGAAVEAEIAAAEPIWMVRRDVFDHFLIQQARQQGAELRDETEARGIEFQSDRWQVSTPDGPVWGRYLIAADGAKGPMARWLGFKQRKARFGGAIEAEALGDVAAPTTAHFEFGMVKNGYIWNFPKADGYSIGIGTFRGGQRQPLQEIATEYSQMFDVDFKGVQRYGHPLWLWDGDQTLHTQNAVLAGEAACVVDPFTAEGIRPSIFSGLKAAEAIDAALSGSSSALEAYSQVMQEEWGSEMVWAQRLANLFYRVPGIAYKIGVRSPGATQKMVKILCGKLRYSDVASSAIAKLSRSLIPGRR, encoded by the coding sequence ATGTACGCATACGACTGCATTATTGTCGGTTCTGGGCCAGCGGGCGGTTCGGCAGCCTATCATCTGGCTAAGCAGGGACGGTCGGTATTGGTCGTCGAGAAAGCAGCTCTCCCCCGCTACAAGCCCTGTGGCGGCGGTGTCTCGCCAGTGGTGGGCGAATGGTTCGATTTCGACTTTTCTCCCGCTATTTCCCTGACAGTGGATACGATTCGATACACCTGGAAAATGGGCGCTGCCGTCGAAGCTGAGATCGCAGCGGCAGAGCCGATCTGGATGGTGCGACGGGATGTATTCGACCACTTTTTAATCCAGCAGGCTCGACAGCAGGGGGCGGAGCTGCGGGATGAGACGGAGGCTCGAGGCATTGAGTTTCAGAGCGATCGCTGGCAGGTCAGTACCCCCGACGGTCCTGTCTGGGGGCGCTATCTGATTGCTGCCGATGGGGCGAAAGGGCCGATGGCGCGGTGGTTGGGATTTAAACAGCGCAAGGCGCGCTTTGGCGGCGCGATCGAAGCCGAAGCTCTGGGGGATGTGGCCGCACCAACTACCGCCCATTTCGAGTTCGGCATGGTGAAAAACGGCTATATCTGGAATTTCCCCAAAGCCGACGGCTATTCCATTGGCATTGGCACATTCCGAGGCGGGCAGCGGCAGCCCCTGCAGGAGATTGCGACTGAATACTCTCAGATGTTCGATGTGGATTTTAAAGGGGTGCAAAGATACGGCCACCCGCTGTGGCTGTGGGATGGCGATCAAACCCTCCACACCCAGAATGCCGTGCTGGCAGGGGAAGCCGCCTGTGTGGTCGATCCCTTCACTGCCGAGGGTATTCGCCCCTCGATCTTCAGCGGACTGAAAGCGGCTGAAGCGATCGACGCTGCTCTATCGGGCTCTAGCTCCGCTCTCGAAGCCTACAGTCAAGTGATGCAGGAGGAGTGGGGCAGCGAAATGGTGTGGGCACAGCGGCTTGCGAATCTGTTTTATCGCGTCCCCGGCATCGCCTATAAAATCGGCGTCCGCAGCCCCGGAGCGACTCAAAAGATGGTGAAGATCTTGTGCGGCAAGCTGCGCTACAGTGACGTTGCCAGCAGCGCGATCGCCAAGCTCAGCCGCAGCTTAATTCCCGGCAGGAGGTAG
- the grpE gene encoding nucleotide exchange factor GrpE → MTQEEKKPVPPESTYPELEDEEDLDEAELEELIQAVSEPDASGQQTSPENDPNAAEIAKMKQEIDALRQQVLEKEDNYMRLYADFDNFRKRTQREKEGLSWREQQKVILDVLPVVDNFERAQQAIKVETDREKSIHESYQSVYRLLVEGLKKMGVSRMKTVGEPFNPNLHEAMMQQPTAESPEGTVLQEFQPGYLLGDEVLRHAMVIVAAPADREEESSAGETDSTDSSESEDVSEGDDVRSEAEQG, encoded by the coding sequence ATGACTCAAGAAGAAAAGAAGCCCGTGCCGCCAGAATCTACCTATCCAGAACTGGAAGACGAAGAAGATTTGGACGAAGCGGAATTAGAAGAGCTGATTCAGGCAGTTTCGGAGCCAGATGCCTCTGGCCAGCAGACCTCGCCTGAAAACGATCCCAATGCTGCCGAGATCGCCAAGATGAAGCAAGAAATTGATGCATTGCGGCAACAGGTGCTCGAGAAAGAAGATAACTACATGCGACTCTATGCAGACTTCGATAATTTCCGCAAGCGAACGCAGCGGGAAAAAGAGGGACTCAGTTGGCGAGAGCAGCAGAAAGTTATTCTTGACGTCCTGCCTGTGGTGGATAATTTCGAGCGCGCTCAACAAGCCATCAAGGTGGAAACCGATCGCGAAAAGAGTATCCACGAGAGCTACCAAAGCGTTTACCGCTTGCTAGTAGAGGGGCTCAAAAAAATGGGGGTTTCTCGCATGAAAACCGTAGGCGAGCCCTTCAACCCCAACCTGCACGAAGCCATGATGCAGCAACCCACCGCCGAGAGCCCGGAGGGCACGGTCCTGCAGGAATTCCAACCGGGCTATCTCTTGGGAGACGAAGTGTTGCGTCACGCTATGGTCATTGTGGCTGCCCCTGCCGATCGGGAGGAAGAAAGTTCCGCTGGCGAAACAGATTCGACGGACAGCAGCGAATCTGAAGACGTTTCAGAGGGAGACGATGTGAGGTCTGAAGCCGAACAGGGGTAA
- the dnaK gene encoding molecular chaperone DnaK — MGKVIGIDLGTTNSCVAVLEGGQPVVIASAEGGRTVPSIVGFTKNGERLVGQLAKRQAVTNAENTVFSIKRFIGRRWEDTEQERSRVSYNTARGRDDTVEVEIQNRTFTAQEISAMILQKLKQDAENYLGEAVAQAVITVPAYFSDSQRQATKDAGTIAGLEVLRIINEPTAAALAYGLDKQDREQHILVFDLGGGTFDVSVLQLGDGVFEVKATSGNNHLGGDDFDERLVAWLIEQFKAQESIDLSQDRMALQRLREAAEKAKVELSSTTSTLINLPFITADDSGPKHLEMELLRSQFEELVKDLVQATIQPTKQALEDAGIMFDRIDRVILVGGSTRIPAVQQAIKDFCGGQTPDRSVNPDEAVALGAAIQAGVMGGEVKDLLLLDITPLSMGIETLGGVFTRIIERNTTLPTSKTQVFSTATDNQTVVEIHALQGERAMAKDNKTLGKFQLTGIPASPRGVPQIEVAFNIDANGILDISARDKGTNLEQSITISNTGGLSPLEVERMRQEALAYAEEDRNRQRLADARNQADSLLYNYEATLQDSNGSLNAGLRDRLEAAAVGLKQAIGNGNNDASSLDTAMAKLRDVLTEAGANLYSSDLQ, encoded by the coding sequence ATGGGCAAAGTTATTGGCATCGATCTCGGAACGACAAATAGCTGCGTCGCAGTACTAGAAGGCGGCCAACCGGTAGTCATTGCCAGTGCTGAGGGGGGGCGAACAGTCCCTAGCATTGTCGGATTTACCAAAAATGGCGAGCGTCTGGTCGGTCAGTTAGCCAAGCGTCAAGCGGTCACGAATGCCGAAAATACGGTGTTCAGTATTAAGCGATTTATCGGTCGCCGCTGGGAAGACACGGAGCAAGAGCGCAGTCGTGTTTCCTACAATACAGCCCGAGGTCGCGACGATACGGTGGAAGTGGAGATCCAAAATCGCACCTTTACCGCCCAAGAAATCTCTGCCATGATCCTGCAAAAGCTCAAGCAGGATGCCGAAAATTATCTCGGAGAAGCGGTCGCGCAGGCGGTGATCACCGTACCGGCCTATTTCAGCGATTCCCAACGACAAGCCACCAAAGATGCAGGCACTATTGCTGGCTTAGAGGTCTTGCGCATTATCAACGAACCCACTGCTGCTGCGCTTGCCTACGGTTTGGATAAGCAGGATCGAGAGCAACACATCCTAGTCTTCGACTTGGGGGGCGGCACCTTCGATGTATCGGTGCTGCAACTGGGGGATGGTGTCTTTGAAGTCAAGGCCACCTCTGGCAATAACCATTTGGGGGGCGATGATTTTGACGAGCGTTTGGTCGCTTGGCTGATCGAACAATTTAAAGCACAGGAATCGATCGACCTCAGTCAAGATCGCATGGCTTTGCAGCGACTGCGAGAAGCTGCCGAAAAAGCCAAGGTGGAGCTATCGAGCACCACCTCCACCTTGATTAACTTGCCGTTTATCACTGCCGATGACTCTGGTCCCAAACACCTCGAAATGGAATTGCTGCGATCGCAATTTGAGGAGCTGGTCAAAGACCTCGTGCAGGCCACCATTCAACCCACCAAGCAGGCGCTAGAAGATGCAGGTATAATGTTCGATCGCATCGATCGCGTTATTTTGGTCGGAGGCTCCACCCGCATTCCTGCCGTACAGCAAGCCATTAAAGACTTTTGTGGCGGACAGACTCCCGATCGCTCCGTCAACCCCGACGAAGCCGTTGCCCTCGGGGCCGCTATCCAGGCCGGGGTGATGGGGGGGGAAGTTAAAGATCTCTTGCTGCTGGATATCACCCCCCTGTCCATGGGCATCGAAACCCTCGGTGGCGTGTTTACCCGCATTATCGAGCGCAATACCACCCTCCCCACCAGCAAAACACAAGTGTTTTCCACCGCCACTGACAATCAAACCGTGGTGGAGATCCATGCCCTGCAAGGGGAGCGGGCGATGGCTAAAGACAATAAAACCTTGGGTAAATTCCAACTCACCGGCATCCCAGCCTCCCCCCGGGGCGTCCCCCAAATCGAAGTGGCTTTCAATATTGACGCCAATGGCATCCTGGATATTTCGGCTCGCGATAAAGGCACTAATCTGGAGCAGAGCATCACCATTAGCAATACGGGCGGCCTCAGTCCGTTAGAGGTGGAGCGCATGCGCCAAGAGGCTTTGGCCTATGCCGAAGAAGACCGCAACCGACAGCGATTGGCCGATGCGCGCAACCAAGCCGATAGTCTGCTTTACAATTACGAAGCCACTTTGCAAGACAGCAACGGCAGCCTCAATGCCGGACTGCGCGATCGCCTCGAAGCTGCTGCCGTCGGCCTCAAGCAGGCGATCGGCAATGGCAACAACGACGCAAGCTCTCTCGACACTGCTATGGCAAAGTTGCGCGATGTCCTAACAGAAGCAGGAGCCAACCTCTACAGTTCGGATCTGCAATGA
- the dnaJ gene encoding molecular chaperone DnaJ, with translation MARDYYELLGVSRDSSKEDIKRAYRRLARKYHPDVNKEPEAEELFKEINRAYEVLSDPQVKARYDQFGEAGVGGAAAGAGFQDLGDMGGFADIFESFFTNFGGAAAGGRRRSGPVRGDDLRFDLKLNFLDAVFGGEKQIRISHLEVCDVCRGSGAREGSGPTNCPTCGGAGQVRRATRTPFGSFTQLTICPTCNGAGEVIEDFCDNCGGEGQVQTNKKLRITVPPGVDSGTRLRVSGEGDAGRRSGPSGDLYVYLFIEPDREFQRDGIDILSEVSVSYLQAILGAHILVNTVDGEEELTVPTGSQPGTVLRLEGKGVPKLGNPVARGDHLITLVVEIPTRTSAEERELLHQLAELRGESTDKGGGRFLGGLFR, from the coding sequence ATGGCCCGCGACTACTACGAACTACTGGGAGTATCCCGCGATAGTTCTAAAGAAGATATCAAGCGTGCTTATCGGCGGTTAGCCCGCAAGTATCACCCGGACGTCAACAAAGAGCCCGAGGCAGAAGAACTCTTTAAAGAAATCAACCGCGCCTACGAGGTGCTCTCCGATCCGCAGGTTAAAGCTCGCTACGACCAGTTTGGCGAAGCCGGCGTGGGGGGCGCGGCGGCTGGGGCGGGCTTCCAAGATCTGGGAGATATGGGCGGCTTTGCCGATATCTTCGAAAGCTTTTTCACCAATTTTGGCGGGGCAGCAGCGGGGGGGCGGCGGCGGTCCGGTCCCGTGCGCGGTGACGACTTGCGCTTCGACCTCAAGCTCAACTTTTTGGATGCCGTGTTTGGGGGCGAAAAGCAAATTCGCATCAGCCATCTAGAGGTCTGCGACGTCTGTCGCGGCAGTGGCGCTCGCGAGGGCTCCGGTCCCACCAACTGTCCCACCTGTGGCGGCGCCGGTCAGGTCCGGCGAGCCACTCGCACCCCTTTCGGCAGCTTCACCCAACTCACCATTTGCCCCACCTGCAACGGTGCCGGAGAGGTAATTGAAGATTTCTGCGATAACTGCGGTGGCGAAGGCCAGGTACAGACCAACAAGAAATTGCGCATCACGGTTCCACCGGGAGTCGACAGTGGCACTCGCTTGCGGGTTTCGGGAGAGGGGGATGCCGGTCGGCGCAGCGGCCCTTCAGGCGATCTGTACGTCTATCTGTTTATCGAGCCCGATCGCGAATTTCAGCGGGACGGGATCGATATTCTGTCAGAGGTCAGCGTGAGCTATTTACAGGCGATTTTAGGGGCGCACATCCTTGTCAACACGGTTGACGGAGAAGAAGAATTAACGGTGCCGACAGGGTCGCAGCCAGGGACTGTTCTGCGCTTGGAGGGGAAAGGGGTGCCCAAGTTAGGCAATCCAGTCGCCCGAGGCGATCATCTGATTACCCTCGTGGTCGAGATTCCAACCCGGACAAGTGCTGAGGAACGAGAGTTATTGCATCAGCTCGCAGAACTGCGGGGAGAGAGCACGGATAAAGGGGGCGGTCGCTTTTTAGGAGGACTGTTCCGATAG
- a CDS encoding sulfurtransferase TusA family protein, whose product MVTLDLRGVPCPLNFVRTKLRLEQMAVGDRLEVWLDAGEPIQQVPSSLEVAGHRVVELEEQPDGYFMLLAERGRDTDESKMVKS is encoded by the coding sequence GTGGTAACGCTAGATCTGCGAGGCGTCCCCTGTCCGCTCAATTTTGTTCGCACCAAATTGCGCCTAGAGCAGATGGCAGTGGGCGATCGCCTAGAAGTGTGGCTGGATGCCGGAGAGCCAATTCAACAGGTGCCCTCCAGCTTAGAGGTGGCCGGCCACCGGGTTGTCGAGCTAGAGGAACAGCCGGACGGATATTTCATGCTGCTGGCAGAACGGGGCCGCGATACAGACGAGTCGAAGATGGTGAAATCGTGA
- the rsgA gene encoding ribosome small subunit-dependent GTPase A, producing the protein MNDAVPTPSISSQRENLLLGTVLAVQANYYRVSLHDAAHWPASELLCTRRALLKKLGQNVAVGDRVAIEEPEWGNQRGIVAAVLPRQTFLSRPPVANIEQALIVCALADPAPDPLQLSRFLVQASASQLDVWVCLNKCDLVRQDERQQWCDRLESWGYRPLLVSAVTGEGLEGLQAACSGKISVMAGASGAGKSSLLNALMPSLQLRTQAVSGRLRHGRHTTRHVELFELPTGGWIADTPGFNSIDLDACDSSSLIRQFPEVGDRPDRCQFADCAHTSEPDCQVRALDWERYEYYKLFLAEVLEREGQERESADGEQGVKYKTKRGSKVSEPRLSSRYRQPSRRSQRQQVQHMLGDVETMLSAEDTEDF; encoded by the coding sequence GTGAACGATGCCGTCCCTACTCCCTCGATCTCCAGTCAGCGAGAGAACCTCTTACTCGGTACAGTACTTGCGGTGCAAGCCAATTACTATCGCGTCAGCCTGCACGATGCAGCCCATTGGCCTGCTAGCGAACTGCTGTGTACCCGCCGCGCCCTGCTCAAAAAATTGGGACAGAACGTGGCTGTGGGCGATCGCGTCGCTATTGAAGAGCCCGAGTGGGGCAATCAGCGGGGGATCGTCGCGGCAGTTTTACCCCGGCAAACCTTTCTGTCCCGACCACCTGTGGCCAATATCGAGCAGGCACTGATTGTCTGCGCCCTGGCAGATCCTGCCCCCGATCCCTTGCAACTCAGCCGATTTTTGGTCCAAGCATCGGCTAGCCAACTGGATGTCTGGGTGTGTTTGAACAAATGCGATCTGGTCCGGCAGGACGAGCGGCAGCAGTGGTGCGATCGCCTAGAATCCTGGGGGTATCGGCCCCTGCTAGTGAGTGCAGTCACAGGGGAGGGCTTAGAGGGATTGCAAGCAGCCTGTAGTGGCAAAATTTCGGTCATGGCAGGGGCTTCAGGGGCTGGCAAATCCAGCCTGCTCAATGCTCTGATGCCCAGCTTGCAATTGCGCACTCAGGCGGTCTCGGGACGGCTGCGGCACGGGCGACATACCACCCGACACGTCGAGTTATTCGAACTCCCCACAGGGGGATGGATTGCCGACACCCCCGGATTTAATAGCATCGATCTGGATGCTTGCGACTCCAGCAGCCTGATTCGCCAATTTCCCGAAGTGGGCGATCGCCCCGATCGCTGTCAATTTGCCGACTGCGCCCACACCTCCGAGCCGGACTGTCAAGTGCGAGCCTTAGACTGGGAGCGCTACGAGTATTACAAGCTATTTTTGGCAGAAGTCTTGGAGCGGGAAGGGCAGGAGCGAGAGTCTGCCGATGGGGAGCAAGGGGTGAAATACAAAACAAAACGGGGCAGCAAGGTGTCCGAACCCCGCTTGAGCAGTCGATATCGCCAACCCTCGCGGCGATCGCAGCGGCAGCAAGTGCAGCACATGCTCGGCGATGTGGAGACAATGTTGTCAGCGGAGGACACGGAGGACTTCTAA
- a CDS encoding aspartate aminotransferase family protein: MGQSPSLAVQPQATSDLFAQHVMATYGRYPLVLERGRGSWVWDRDGKQYLDCVAGIATCTLGHAHPVMVAAVTRQMETLHHVSNLYYIRPQGELAEWLTQHSCADKVFFCNSGAEANEGAIKLARKYAHTVLHIEEPVILTAHSSFHGRTLATITATGQPKYRQGFEPLVSGFDYIPFNDIEGTRAVLDRYADRACAVLIEPLQGEGGVVPGDRAYFQWLRQECSHRNLLLVLDEVQVGVGRSGKWWGYEQLDIEPDVFTLAKGLAGGFPIGALLCKESCNVFQPGDHASTFGGNPLACAVGLAVVGTVESDRLLDNARERGQQLRQGLQAIAEQFPALIEGIRGWGLINGLVVKVAAGDVVQQAIAAGLLLVPAGKHVVRFLPPLNISAAEIDLALERLQVALKALCVAAE; the protein is encoded by the coding sequence ATGGGTCAATCCCCTTCCCTGGCGGTACAGCCACAAGCTACCTCAGATCTGTTTGCCCAACATGTCATGGCGACCTACGGTCGCTATCCGTTGGTCTTAGAACGAGGTCGAGGAAGCTGGGTTTGGGATCGCGATGGCAAGCAGTATCTCGATTGTGTCGCCGGCATCGCCACTTGCACGCTGGGGCACGCCCACCCCGTTATGGTGGCAGCCGTCACTCGCCAAATGGAAACGCTGCACCACGTTTCTAACCTCTACTACATTCGCCCTCAAGGGGAGTTGGCGGAATGGCTGACGCAGCATTCCTGCGCCGATAAAGTCTTTTTCTGCAATTCGGGAGCCGAAGCCAACGAAGGGGCGATCAAACTCGCCCGCAAATACGCCCACACCGTTCTCCATATCGAAGAACCGGTGATTCTGACGGCTCATTCTAGCTTCCACGGTCGCACGCTGGCCACCATCACGGCCACGGGTCAGCCGAAGTATCGTCAGGGGTTCGAGCCACTCGTTTCTGGATTTGATTATATTCCCTTCAACGATATCGAGGGCACCAGAGCGGTCTTGGATCGCTATGCCGATCGCGCTTGTGCCGTTTTGATCGAGCCTTTGCAGGGAGAAGGGGGAGTGGTCCCTGGCGATCGCGCCTATTTCCAATGGCTGCGTCAAGAATGCAGCCACCGCAACCTCCTGCTCGTGCTGGATGAAGTGCAAGTGGGGGTGGGGCGATCGGGCAAGTGGTGGGGGTACGAGCAGTTGGATATCGAACCCGATGTCTTTACCCTTGCCAAAGGCTTAGCGGGTGGGTTTCCGATTGGAGCCTTATTGTGCAAAGAATCCTGCAACGTATTCCAGCCTGGAGATCACGCCAGTACATTTGGGGGCAATCCCCTCGCTTGTGCGGTGGGGCTAGCTGTGGTTGGCACGGTTGAGTCCGATCGCCTACTCGACAACGCCCGCGAGCGCGGGCAGCAATTGCGCCAGGGCTTGCAAGCGATCGCCGAACAGTTCCCCGCGCTGATTGAAGGCATTAGGGGCTGGGGTCTGATTAATGGGCTGGTTGTCAAAGTTGCTGCTGGAGATGTGGTGCAGCAGGCGATCGCCGCCGGACTCCTACTCGTGCCTGCAGGCAAGCATGTCGTGCGTTTCCTGCCACCTTTGAATATTTCTGCGGCAGAAATCGACCTAGCGCTAGAGCGGTTGCAAGTGGCGTTAAAAGCCTTGTGCGTTGCGGCTGAATAG
- a CDS encoding DUF2281 domain-containing protein, translating into MKEAREAIARELEGLSEKQLQEVLHYARSLQQQSSCSDKQRSLYGIWKDLDIHLSEEDVTEMRREALVHFPKEFSG; encoded by the coding sequence GTGAAGGAGGCTAGGGAAGCAATCGCGCGGGAACTGGAAGGGCTTTCAGAAAAGCAGCTTCAAGAAGTTCTGCACTATGCCAGATCGCTACAGCAGCAATCGTCCTGCAGCGACAAACAGCGCAGTCTCTATGGCATCTGGAAAGACTTGGATATTCATTTGAGTGAAGAAGACGTTACCGAAATGCGACGGGAAGCATTGGTGCATTTCCCGAAGGAGTTCTCTGGGTGA
- a CDS encoding DUF4079 domain-containing protein has translation MDLQLPDPIATVLTFVHPLTMWILLAMAVYALKLGLKIRKLRSAKGEEKKELLQAKPAQKHFALGAVYLAAIVVSTVGGMAVTYINNGKLFFGAHLLAGLGMMTLVALAASMSPFMQQGKQWARNVHVVSNIAMLGVFGWQAVTGMQIVQKILGI, from the coding sequence ATGGATCTCCAGCTCCCCGACCCCATCGCGACGGTATTGACCTTTGTCCACCCCCTGACGATGTGGATTCTGCTAGCAATGGCCGTCTACGCCCTCAAGCTAGGGCTCAAGATTCGCAAGCTGCGGTCTGCCAAGGGGGAAGAGAAAAAGGAATTGCTTCAAGCCAAGCCCGCTCAGAAACACTTTGCCCTCGGTGCCGTTTATTTAGCCGCGATCGTGGTCAGTACCGTCGGAGGCATGGCCGTCACCTACATCAACAATGGCAAGCTGTTTTTTGGCGCTCACCTACTAGCGGGACTGGGCATGATGACGTTGGTAGCCTTGGCCGCTTCAATGTCGCCCTTCATGCAACAGGGCAAACAATGGGCTCGCAACGTCCATGTTGTCTCTAACATTGCCATGCTGGGCGTTTTTGGCTGGCAGGCGGTGACCGGCATGCAGATCGTACAAAAAATACTGGGGATATAG